The DNA sequence AGCCCGGTGGGCACCAGGTTCGCCTTCGGGTACTGGCAGCCCACCAGCCACTCGGGCGGGTCGATGCGCAGCGGCTCCAGCAGCTTCGCCACCGGGCTGTTCATGCCCTCGGTGAAGCCCGGGATCGCCGGGCCGTCCTCCACACTGCCCGCCAGCGTCGACGCGCCGACCATCGCCGGGCAGGTCCGGTGCTCCCGCCCGTCGGGCGTGAACCGGCCGTCGACGGTCACCTGCTCCATGTTCACGTACCGCAGCCGCGCGTCCACCCCGCCGGTCACCGGGACGGTGGCGCGGTCGTGGATCTCCTTGGCGCGGGTGTACTGCCGGTCGCCGATGATGCGGGTGTTCTCGAACTCGTCCTCGGTGGGCCCCGATCCCGGCTTGAGATTCAGATTCGGCGACATGTCACCGGCGTTGGTGTTCGGGAACGCGGCGACGAAGCCCTTGGCGTCGTCCAGGTAGCGCACGCCCTTGTCGTCGTGCTCCCACGCGTAGGACGCGTACCCCTTGTTGTCGGGGCTCAGCAGGGTGTTCTTGTTGGTGAGCGAGGTGTTGTGGGTGGCGAACCAGCTGATCGCGCCGACGTCGCTGCCGCCCTGGCGGAAGCGGAGCACCGTCATCGCCGGGTCGATCCCGCCGGGGAACGCGGCCCGGTCCGCCGCCGGGTTCCGGTCGAACGCGGTCTTCGACCGGTTGACGCTGGCGTTCGTCAGCTCGCCCCGGCCCAGGCTGATGGTGCCCGGCTTCAGGTCCTCGTGCGCCTCGGCGACCGACTCGACGATGCCGTCCACGATGGCCCGGTAGGTGTCCTTCTGGAAGCCGAGCGACGCCAGGTTGTAGGCGATGTGGTGGGAGTGGCCGCCGGACCCGGCGTGGGTGTGGGTCGCCGACAGCAGCACGTTCCGCTCGCCGTAGAGCGAGCCGTAGCGCCGCCCCAGCTCGGCCAGGACGCCCTGGCGCACCGACTGGAAGATCATGCCCAGGTCCGCGTTGACGTAGACGACCCGGTTGCCGGCCGGGTCCGCGACGACGAACGCCCGTGAACGCTGGCGCTGATGGATGCCGGTGGCCTTCTGGTCGAAGCTGGAGTAGCCCATCATGCCGACCTCGGCCGCCTCGCCGGTCACATCGGCGATGCCGCGGCCGACCAGGTAGGCCGTGCCGTCCGGGGCGGCCTCGGGTGCCGCGGTCGCGGCGCCGGCGGGCGACGCGGCGGGCACGGCCGACAGGGTCAGGGCGCCGAGCGCCCCGGCGAGCAGCAGGGAGACCGCTCTCGCGCGCGTGGTGGGGGACCGCATGCCTGCTCCCTCGCGATGCAGTGGGACAACGGGTGTGACCGACGGTAAGGGCGGTTCCCGGGCGGGGGAGAGGACCGGACCGGCCAGTAACGGGACTTCACCGGCCACGCCCCC is a window from the Streptomyces zhihengii genome containing:
- a CDS encoding neutral/alkaline ceramidase — its product is MRSPTTRARAVSLLLAGALGALTLSAVPAASPAGAATAAPEAAPDGTAYLVGRGIADVTGEAAEVGMMGYSSFDQKATGIHQRQRSRAFVVADPAGNRVVYVNADLGMIFQSVRQGVLAELGRRYGSLYGERNVLLSATHTHAGSGGHSHHIAYNLASLGFQKDTYRAIVDGIVESVAEAHEDLKPGTISLGRGELTNASVNRSKTAFDRNPAADRAAFPGGIDPAMTVLRFRQGGSDVGAISWFATHNTSLTNKNTLLSPDNKGYASYAWEHDDKGVRYLDDAKGFVAAFPNTNAGDMSPNLNLKPGSGPTEDEFENTRIIGDRQYTRAKEIHDRATVPVTGGVDARLRYVNMEQVTVDGRFTPDGREHRTCPAMVGASTLAGSVEDGPAIPGFTEGMNSPVAKLLEPLRIDPPEWLVGCQYPKANLVPTGLVSSVVPATPSVLPVQIMRIGQFYLVAGPAEYTVVAGLRIRRSVAAELGVPLENVLMQGYANAYSQYVTTPEEYDLQQYEGGSTLYGRHTLPAYQQEFASLAAAMRAGTPVDHGPLPADHSAGQITLQTGVVMDNPPAGRSFGDVLTAPAQSYARGSTVTAEFVTGHPKNNLRRGGTFLEVQRQVDGRWVRVLDDGDWDTVYRWVRINGLLGTSKAVLTWRIAPGTPPGTYRIVHHGDGKSLLGRVTAFSGSTAAFTVR